atttgtggcaaagttttggattttcaataacttcagaaggtacaggatcgagccgctttgactttatgcaacatggagaaaatcttcccaccttcctttttcaccattatggttcacttgataattcatCTCCCGTACAAAGCAATTCTTGGcagacccgttttctatcgatggatgtatcccatagaaaggtgttaaagagtatttttaaaattttccttcattcacctctacgcctttagttacaactcttgataatgttgtatattgtgtttaggttcctatccaaattaaagtcttactgccgcaacaagcgatatccCGAAGGATcaattgctgaaggctacttggcagaggaatgtatgaccttctgctcaagaAATTTGGAAGATGTCGAAATAAGGTTtaacagaccaaataggaatgctggactcacggactataacttagccgatacttatttgttccaaagttttggacaaccaatcggtaaagttgaaattgcggaattagataatttatcgtgggtacaagcacatcgatatgttttgtttcaccacgaatcattggaacctttacgaaagtaagttctacaaattttataaatatttatcaaactaaaaattgtttatcttctaacaaagatcactttttttttaacatggtgagtacaaacaaatattgagatctcgttcgcgcaaccgaagaacacaacatcgagatatcaataagttgtttacataatctttttatgaatggttaagccaaacggtatgtagTTGGAGCTTTCGCTTACAAATTATAAtgctttctcataacatttttaattacttagtttactttccattcaataggtttggaatGAGAAGAGCGTAaatgacgaagttaaatggctctcccaaggtccaaatcgagtggttaaaagatatattgcgttccttatcaacggattcagatttcatacaaaatatcgcgagaggttgaggagaatgcaaaattgtggaatagttgttaattctgcaattacaagttatgctagcgctagggacaataatcctgtcgagggaaatgtggaatatttcggacaacttactgacataattgagttggattactacgacaaatggaaagttgtcttatttcgaggtgattgggccgatgttaatacagctcgtggaatcaagcaagatcaatttggttttacaatggtgaattttgatcaattgattcacacaggataacaactgatagatgagccgtatgtattctcaagtcaagtcaaacaagttttttactcaaaagatccaactgatgagggttggtacgttgtactccgtaacatccctagagacttgtttgacatgggcagtggaagtagagataacatcgatgACAGATCTATAACTTTtccatttccagaacaaaacttaaacgataatatccctagtactagtgcacaatttcaatgggttcgtcacaatacggatgaagatatttacgaataatgatgtagtaagattttacgattgtttaattatatgtaacttacattagtattaaatcttggtcttattatatacatcatactattttatatgtgctgttattgttgtaattagttattaagtttaattacattttatgtgtattgcagataaaatgcctagaagaaaaattataagggaaagaattgttcaaaataatccaaactcgacagaaacaaatagtactgaacaacagacagcaattggatcttcgaatgttccaaTTACACACGAGGATCCTACGGAAGTTCAAAGtaacttacattaattacatgcgtgttgacttataattgatttattttttcaaattcttatattataatatacgtcttgtagctgaaaatggtgggacgcgtagaggtcgaggacgtacgatacttagagagttatacgagttagatccagtcgagcgtgtcaaggtatgtagaaacagttttggtcagcctgttggatcagaagctcgacttttagcaggatacatgggcattttagcacgaaatgcgaatatgttgcctatcaactacgagtcatggcgtcaaatgcccgatagcaacaaaaaccaagccctcgataatattaaggtaacaaaatgttaaggTCATTTGTAATGCTTGGGCCGATGTTTCAcctatatttactttattaacttgttttttttgtaggcaaggtttgctttagaggtctcggatgcttatgtaaagaaggcattgggaaaaagatggagagacaataaaagtactttgaagaaaaactattataagacaaaaacaaccctcgatgagaaattgcaaaatgtcccgccgggtatgttgaggtaccaatgggaagatgcggttagattttggcattctcagaaaggcgaggtacgacgtacttccaaactattgtaatttttttggtttatagtatttactatttacgtactaaaatttttataacgtaggatcgtgaacaagttggaaaaagcagccggcagcaacaaaaattcactcacacagccgggtcgagaagttttgcatgtgtagctgaggcggaggtatttttaattttttaattctcaaatatgtataactttctattaaataatatttttactactatattgtaggaacggtcgtccggtcaaaaagttggacgccttcaactttttgaaattacacataagaagaaagatggatctgctatgactcctgaagctggtgaaattatggtacgtttacttaatacgatttcactttttttagttagttatagtgtttattttctaatggtttaattcattgcttgtaatgcgactatttttatattgcatttgttttttttactatatattgcgttcctaactatgtgatttatttattaggaaaaacaaaggaaaaaaagacagagtacgaagcgattgcttctagtgatagttctgttcatcttgaagacattgataaccagATTATTACTGAAGTATGGTCAgattcgatttcaaggatcttttattagcccaacccaatattttggatccagctcgcaccaatacatggcttcggggagtcaatctcaagctgaagttcagaggttaaaagaccagatggcttagatgcaagcgaccacatttgaggttcaaaggaaatatgaagaacttcaagAACAATTTAAAGCGAGATCTGGAGAGAAGAGAAGCAATGAGAGAAGCAGATATAGAAACAGCGatagaagcagaggttcaaaagaaatatgaagaactacagCTACGACTTCAAAAAGATGTGGCATCGAGAGAAGTAGAGCAaagcaaaaagtacgacgatcttcaacagcagcttcagattatgatgaagatgtttcagcagtcgcaacttccgccgtcatagtgtatgttgcataaatacttttaacgcttttgtaaagaaaagtattaattcaattttatttatatcaattaatattattttagtcatttattttgaaatattatataattttttttgttagtttagatctggttgcttttgattttttgttgcAGGAGggcagaaaaaaataaaaaaattttattttaaaaaaatcccaaaattagtggcgttttttaaaaaagcgccgctaaaagtttgatggcgtttgtgaaataagcgccgctaaagaacactacttttagcggcatttttgaacaagcgccgctatagaacatcaCTTTTAGAGGCGTTTTCttccaaagcgccgctaaagaacatgatctttagcggccttttttctaagcgtcgctaaagaacatgatctttagcggcgtttatttccttagcgtcgctaaagaacatgatctttagcggcgtttatttctaagcgccgttaaagaacatgatctttagtggcgtttatttttttagcaccgctaaagaacatgatctttagcggcgtttttttctaagcgctgCTAAAGAGCATGATCTTTAGGGGCGTTTTTTTtctgtaagcgccgcaaaagtttGCGACGTTGTCGTTAGCGACATTTTTTGCGGCACTTCTTCAAGCGCTGGAAatggatttagtggcgtttacaagcgccactaaaggccaaaaaaaacgccgctaaaaacctgttttgctgtagtgaatatatttgaaaatgctTGCATTCTCGAGTGATAGGTTGACTTACACAGATTTAAAGTAAAAGAATCGCCTAAGGTCATGAGATTTGTTAGACTAAAGTTAGACGTAGTCATGAGTAACATAGACAACAAAAATCTTTAGCCTACCGAAAATGGTCCTTATTGAAGATCTATATGAGAGATTTAAAAGTATGGAGTAGGCAAATGGTTAATCAAATAAACTGTAGTTTGAAATGCCTGTGACCAATTTGAGTCGAAAGcgaaatatgatgaaaaagggtGACACCAGTTTCTAcatgaaattaatttactttcaCTGTTATTACAAACTCATGCACAGGCAGTACAAGCTAAAAAGTCAAAAGCGCCTCAACCTAAAAACAAGACTAACCATGCTTAATTATGCATAATAAGACAATCGCAGACCAATCTGTAAAGTCTTCAAATTGTGTGCACAAAATGAAAATCTTCTTGGATACGGCAACTGGCAATAggaaattttattacttaatgGAGCACCAATagtatttaagaattttatgtttCAAGCTTGAAACGTTCTTGAACAGAAGAGATGTAAGTAGCAGCCTTAATATCAACACTTTCATCACCAGTAACGCCGAAGAAGTTGTCGATTTGGCTCAACTTTTCTCGGTTCTTGTCACCTGGTACAATGTATGAGATCTGTTTTGGTTGGGAAATCATGTAATCCTGGTGAACTCGAAAGCTGATCGAAGCTGATGTCGAAGAACCTTGGTTTGGCTTCACCTTGCTGCTGTACTGCCTAGTCGGAACCCCCTTAACTGCTCGGTAGAATGGCGTCAGTTTCCCCTTGAAGAACCCTCGACGCTTGCTGTTGAACTCCATGTTAATACCTGTCTAGCTATTTGACTTGAGATCAGTTGATGAAATGATAATTACTGAGTAGTATCGGAAGACAAGGGTAGGGTGGCCTTATATAGTAGTTGCTTGTGCACTGTTTCATTGCCTGAAAAACCAGTTTCAGATAAACATGGAAATTTTTAATGCAATGTGGTCccttaagtatatatatatatatatatatatatctaggagaataattttgcataattttaCCTATATATTCCAATCATTTCTTAACAGTTCTAAAGACTTTGTTGGATACGGAAACTAGTAAAGCAGATTATGTTTTTTCTTTCCGGggcatatatttataaataattatatatgtcttatagatttttttttaatgaattataagAGGAAAAAATTCTAACAATAACGTGACTAACGCAATCAAAATTAGGCCACATTTGAAGTGGTGAACACCCTAATAATCAAATCAACACACAATTGTATGCGTTAAAAGATATTAAGTTATTATGGATGCTTTCTACATTTTATGAAAACCGCTAGCCTAcagatatattttattatttttaggagaATCAGTGCCAAATTGGCTAAGAGAATGCCTTTATCAGTTAGGCAAAGCAGTAGATCctaccaaatatatataatctgtTTCTTCTCTCTGATTTGCAATTGTTACGACTTTTAGAGAGCTCATTTGCATCCAGCTAGCTACCAATCTTCTTGCCTCAGCTCGAAAGGCACCAACATTGCCCAATTTTGGCAGAGGCAAGACTTCCTGGCTGAGGCTGCTACATGCCTAATATGCTCGACAATAATGGTTTGCaagatatttttcattttgattcattGCATCTCATAATTATgttcccaaaataaaaatagcgtggatgttgaatttattataaaatattttattaattttttaaaagaaaaatatagtgattttagattatttagaaaaatatggtAAACTTTCTTTCTCTAAAATATATCTTGTCATGTCAAATGATGGTTCGTTATGCATGTAACACGTATCACCTGATATGGTGGTTTTACAAGATGTTAACACTTGACAACCTGATCTGATccgatattattattattattattattattattattattattattattattattattattatttaaacaatcTTTTTATAGGTTCTGATTATATCTGCTATTAGTGACATAATACCTAGAGCTACCCATATTCCttttcaacccataaatagaaggataatgcgcttcaacgcacTTGTGTCATGGGTTGTGCAAGGGAGCCCGCAACCATGACACATTCGTGCGATCCATCAAGTGGGAAGGAGGTCATTTGGCTCGATCGGACTGACCCATTGCTTGAAGAGATTGAAGGCCCCATCTACAAGCTtgtcacatatggaaacataatcttcgaggATATAAAATcgtagatatgatatgtaatcttagaagatatgattttgtaatcttagagatttgatttgtagatacctttcgatcttagccgttgatgtactTGATCTGTACcattggatttggggaggctctactataaatagaggcctctcccctCAT
The sequence above is a segment of the Gossypium raimondii isolate GPD5lz chromosome 4, ASM2569854v1, whole genome shotgun sequence genome. Coding sequences within it:
- the LOC105779215 gene encoding uncharacterized protein LOC105779215 produces the protein MEFNSKRRGFFKGKLTPFYRAVKGVPTRQYSSKVKPNQGSSTSASISFRVHQDYMISQPKQISYIVPGDKNREKLSQIDNFFGVTGDESVDIKAATYISSVQERFKLET